Proteins encoded in a region of the Gemmatimonadota bacterium genome:
- the recD gene encoding exodeoxyribonuclease V subunit alpha yields MSASGEELVLGDDGGSMIAPFEVRDLLAALHGERMLESIDVQLAELCVRRGEIGEEALAVALATALTSRARREGHSALALDQLARQARSAVALVIAAVEEAGGPVPDTLPSGDEGWWRDVLGRSRIVGDGASTLPLVLRDGLLQFRRYFDAEQRIARHVQRLVQVSARTGGDAFSIITGGPGTGKTTQVAKLLVDLSVARPGLRVALAAPTGKAAARLTDSIRQRLDAIEKETGTRAPFPGEARTLHRLLGYQPQHDTFRFNATDPLDDDLVIVDEASMVDVLLLDALLRALKPGARLMLVGDHNQLASVDAGDVLGALCRSALADGEGTPLRKSVEWLQHSWRFEKHPAIGTLAAAILGGDADAVLRSCADSTASETQLRPPAPNTDALVEPIVPNLERCLAATTPGELLDALDAFRILAPEREGRLGVSGINAAVERWLSKRGHSVKDHWYHGRPVLVTANDYTTGVFNGDIGVVWRDDESGRAMVHFRANDGTIRGLAPTRLPACETAWAMTVHKSQGSEFDDVMVVVPDYDSRVMSRELLYTAATRARRGVTLVGSHAAIRSAVGRTTGRMSGLEARMLEAKGGAPVQGTGSGANDNVGA; encoded by the coding sequence ATGAGCGCGTCGGGGGAGGAACTGGTGCTGGGGGACGACGGCGGCTCGATGATCGCGCCGTTCGAGGTGCGCGACCTGCTGGCGGCGCTGCACGGCGAGCGGATGCTGGAGTCCATCGATGTGCAGCTGGCGGAGCTCTGCGTGCGCCGCGGCGAGATTGGGGAGGAGGCGCTGGCCGTGGCGCTGGCCACCGCGCTCACCAGCCGCGCGCGCCGCGAAGGGCACAGCGCGCTGGCGCTCGACCAGCTGGCGCGGCAGGCGCGCAGTGCGGTGGCGCTCGTCATCGCGGCGGTGGAGGAAGCCGGCGGCCCCGTCCCCGACACGCTGCCGAGCGGCGACGAAGGGTGGTGGCGCGATGTGCTCGGGCGTTCGCGCATCGTGGGCGACGGCGCCAGCACGCTGCCGCTGGTGCTGCGCGACGGGCTGCTGCAGTTCCGCCGCTACTTCGACGCCGAGCAGCGCATCGCCCGCCACGTGCAACGCCTGGTGCAGGTGAGCGCGAGGACCGGGGGCGACGCCTTCTCCATCATTACCGGCGGCCCCGGGACGGGGAAGACGACGCAGGTGGCCAAGCTGCTGGTCGACCTGAGCGTCGCGCGCCCCGGGCTGCGCGTGGCGCTCGCGGCCCCCACGGGAAAGGCGGCGGCGCGCCTCACCGACTCCATCCGGCAACGGCTCGACGCCATCGAGAAGGAGACGGGGACGCGTGCCCCATTCCCCGGCGAGGCGCGCACGCTGCACCGCCTCCTGGGGTACCAGCCGCAACACGACACCTTCCGCTTCAACGCCACCGATCCGCTCGACGACGACCTCGTCATCGTCGACGAGGCGAGCATGGTGGACGTGCTCCTGCTCGATGCGTTGTTGCGCGCCCTCAAGCCCGGCGCGCGCCTCATGCTGGTGGGCGACCACAACCAGCTGGCTTCGGTCGACGCCGGCGACGTGTTAGGCGCCCTCTGTCGTTCGGCGCTTGCCGACGGCGAAGGGACGCCGTTGCGGAAGAGCGTCGAGTGGCTGCAGCACAGCTGGCGGTTCGAGAAGCATCCGGCCATCGGGACGCTCGCCGCGGCGATCCTCGGCGGCGACGCCGACGCGGTGCTGCGCAGCTGCGCCGACTCGACCGCGAGCGAGACGCAGCTGCGACCGCCGGCGCCGAACACCGATGCGCTGGTCGAACCGATCGTCCCCAACCTCGAGCGCTGCCTCGCGGCGACGACGCCCGGCGAGTTGCTGGATGCGCTGGATGCGTTCCGCATCCTCGCACCGGAGCGCGAAGGGCGGCTGGGGGTGAGCGGGATCAACGCCGCCGTGGAGCGCTGGCTGTCGAAGCGCGGGCACTCGGTGAAGGACCACTGGTACCATGGGCGCCCGGTGCTCGTGACGGCCAACGACTACACGACGGGTGTGTTCAACGGCGACATCGGCGTGGTGTGGCGCGACGACGAGAGCGGGCGGGCGATGGTGCACTTCCGCGCCAACGACGGGACGATTCGCGGCCTCGCCCCCACGCGCCTCCCGGCGTGCGAGACGGCGTGGGCGATGACGGTGCACAAGTCGCAGGGGTCGGAGTTCGACGACGTGATGGTCGTAGTCCCCGACTACGACAGTCGCGTGATGAGCCGCGAGTTGCTGTACACCGCAGCGACGCGGGCGCGGCGCGGCGTGACGCTGGTGGGGAGCCACGCGGCGATCCGATCGGCGGTCGGGCGCACGACGGGACGGATGAGCGGGCTCGAGGCGCGGATGCTCGAGGCCAAGGGGGGCGCACCGGTGCAGGGGACGGGGAGCGGAGCCAATGACAACGTGGGTGCCTGA
- a CDS encoding WYL domain-containing protein, producing MPDEDDDLPPVPAGAGNVKLQRWVDLVAALLSRHAPASFLELAGDVPAYALRLEAHEREPDPRARATIMDSLKRTFERDKDELRAFGIPIESREDGDGAVNGVYQLKRTDFYLPYLCVAAPDGGVTIPPKVDSYGYQALKSLTFDADELQAVVDAAAGVRALGEPLLASHVESAMRKLAVDLPLGSALPSPDAPALLAPRPRASSATFEALGDALRRRKVVTFDYHAMSSDRTDVREVEPYGLFFLSGHWYLVGRDRGRGELRNFRLNRMAQATVNTRKAQSADYEVPATFRLRDHARSRHAWELGDGDAVRAVVAFDGGSGPTMAAMKLGAAVEGTPTHRTFDVRRIDAFARWLLSFAGELTPKAPAALVAAYREEVGATAAIYDSPAATATIAAAGGADTATKAGKRGAAEKAWEPKGAAAQLRRILHLVPHIANGEELALHEVAARLGTSVEELQRDLYSLVDRYDMPGGFVEGVQLYVGSDTVSAVTNHLRRPMRLTVAELCALELGLAVLRSLRAPDERQALERARERLRAVIARLPGDPIPDGLHGASLGDVGNTAHLVVVREALRQGRKLRLAYRRSGSQASSERTIAPYLLLSASGMLYIVAFCEREQTTRLFRIDRVESVALMDETFERPDAAVLDTLLRERRAFQGDGAPTMRVRYSPRIARWIAEREGKALAADGSLEMEHPLADWEWGMRHVLQYGRDAEVVEPAALRERLKARLDERLAVLAR from the coding sequence GTGCCTGACGAGGACGACGACCTTCCGCCGGTCCCGGCGGGGGCGGGGAATGTGAAGCTGCAGCGGTGGGTGGACCTGGTGGCGGCGCTGCTCTCGCGTCACGCGCCGGCGTCGTTCCTCGAGCTGGCGGGTGATGTCCCCGCCTACGCGTTGCGGCTGGAGGCCCACGAGCGCGAGCCCGACCCGCGTGCGCGCGCGACCATCATGGACTCGCTCAAGCGCACCTTCGAGCGCGACAAGGACGAACTGCGTGCCTTCGGGATCCCGATCGAGTCGCGAGAGGATGGCGATGGCGCGGTCAACGGCGTGTACCAGCTCAAGCGCACCGACTTCTATCTCCCGTATCTCTGTGTGGCCGCCCCCGACGGGGGAGTGACGATTCCCCCGAAGGTCGACAGCTACGGCTACCAGGCGCTCAAGTCGCTCACCTTCGACGCCGACGAGCTGCAGGCGGTCGTCGATGCGGCGGCGGGTGTGCGGGCGCTTGGTGAGCCACTGCTCGCCTCGCACGTGGAGAGCGCGATGCGCAAGCTCGCCGTCGACCTTCCACTCGGCAGTGCGCTCCCATCACCCGACGCCCCCGCGTTGCTCGCGCCGCGCCCGCGCGCCAGCTCGGCGACCTTCGAGGCGTTAGGCGATGCACTGCGGCGCCGGAAGGTGGTCACGTTCGACTATCACGCGATGTCGAGCGATCGCACCGACGTGCGCGAGGTGGAGCCGTACGGGCTCTTCTTCCTCAGCGGGCACTGGTACCTGGTGGGGCGCGACCGCGGACGTGGTGAGCTGCGGAACTTCCGGCTCAACCGGATGGCACAGGCGACGGTGAACACCAGGAAGGCACAGAGTGCCGACTACGAGGTGCCGGCGACCTTCCGCCTGCGCGACCATGCCCGTTCGCGCCACGCCTGGGAGCTGGGGGACGGCGATGCCGTGCGTGCGGTGGTGGCGTTCGACGGAGGATCTGGGCCGACGATGGCAGCGATGAAGCTGGGGGCGGCGGTCGAGGGCACCCCCACGCACCGCACCTTCGACGTGCGTCGCATCGACGCCTTTGCCCGGTGGCTCCTCTCGTTCGCCGGCGAACTCACCCCCAAGGCGCCCGCCGCGCTCGTCGCCGCCTACCGCGAGGAGGTAGGCGCCACCGCGGCGATATACGACTCCCCTGCGGCGACGGCGACGATCGCGGCGGCGGGCGGCGCCGACACTGCGACAAAAGCTGGAAAGCGAGGCGCCGCCGAGAAGGCCTGGGAACCCAAGGGGGCCGCGGCGCAGCTGCGGCGCATCCTCCACCTGGTGCCGCATATCGCCAACGGTGAGGAGCTGGCGCTGCACGAGGTAGCGGCGCGCCTGGGGACGAGCGTCGAAGAGCTGCAACGCGATCTCTACTCGCTCGTCGATCGCTACGACATGCCGGGGGGCTTCGTCGAGGGGGTGCAGCTCTATGTCGGATCCGACACCGTCTCGGCGGTCACGAACCACCTGCGCCGCCCGATGCGCCTCACCGTGGCCGAACTGTGCGCCCTGGAGTTGGGGCTGGCGGTGCTGCGCTCGTTGCGCGCTCCCGACGAACGGCAGGCGCTCGAGCGGGCACGCGAACGGCTGCGGGCGGTGATCGCGCGCCTCCCCGGCGACCCCATCCCCGACGGGTTGCACGGCGCCTCGCTGGGCGACGTCGGCAACACCGCGCACCTGGTCGTGGTACGTGAGGCGCTCCGGCAGGGGCGCAAGCTGCGCCTCGCGTATCGCCGGTCGGGGAGCCAGGCGTCGAGCGAACGCACCATCGCGCCGTACTTGCTGCTGTCGGCGAGTGGGATGCTGTACATCGTGGCCTTCTGCGAGCGCGAGCAGACGACGCGCCTCTTCCGCATCGATCGCGTCGAGTCGGTGGCACTCATGGACGAGACGTTCGAGCGTCCCGACGCCGCGGTCCTCGACACGCTGCTGCGCGAGCGCCGGGCCTTCCAGGGCGACGGCGCCCCCACCATGCGCGTGCGCTACTCGCCGCGCATTGCGCGATGGATCGCCGAGCGGGAGGGAAAGGCGCTGGCGGCTGACGGATCGCTGGAGATGGAGCATCCGCTCGCCGACTGGGAGTGGGGGATGCGCCACGTGCTGCAGTACGGGCGAGACGCCGAGGTGGTGGAGCCGGCGGCGCTGCGGGAGCGGCTCAAGGCACGGCTCGACGAGCGACTGGCGGTGCTGGCGCGGTAG
- a CDS encoding UvrD-helicase domain-containing protein, which produces MTGQTPAPFRALEVALDPGITLVEASAGTGKTFAITRLLLRLLLERRVESLARILVVTFTEKATQELVTRIRKTLREAERVWSASPPPRTSRNDDLFVLRERHGDAGRAIVDEAMRSLDDLAVFTIHGFCQRVLGESALESRIPFRTTFIEDDTEPFGRAARDWARKRLINDAADATLVAEQGKPFEPWVKKLVIPYRRHEASRIAFDSASREQGLLAHFTSVVHESFEREKERRHLRGFDDLLRTVKRVLEEEGSEGPLAQRIRSRFGAALIDEFQDTDRTQYPIFSNAFAGCPLFLIGDPKQSIYRFRGADIRAYLRAASESDRRFTLIQNFRSSDAYVRAVEALFTRQPTPFRVSEGEIDFPRVSAATTPTAPGTMATDGGAALEWWWVDGSHGSKGFASKEKARTIIFEEVAHEIVQLQARHVAYGKIAVLMRTNAAARDLKRVLDRAHIPAVIGGDEDVLASEEADELVRVATAIAEPGDGSAVRSMLATRLWGGTASEVASMLGPAQEATWQAIVERLMAARESWRLRGFAVAMGELLAERDMAARLLAMPDGERRMTNVRHVIELLHDEWAEASVPPEGFAAWMARERTVPNVPGRRELRLETDSAAVQLLTVHKAKGLEFDVVFCPELWDRKTEKEVAFKVIPASVVEGEEGIVDLGSPEHAARLATMTSETDQEDLRLAYVALTRAVHRCYVVFGEIGQPTKGSGHVAASSESSLGWLLRDPESGTTNRVTLKALVDGSGGTMAFRDIGDTKRHPKAPEPAASAVVPAPRALQLAARQLHTWQLTSFTGIVADTHSDEGRDVADPLLLPSEPVERPVVTGFRAFPAGRLGGIALHDVFESLDYARTAEPRTREMVQRILGRHGILDDAATAEGRVEDVLAMLQRVCAAPIPGAGFALAEVPARASMREWRFDLSVQTASVKRIADVLAAHGSAHARAYVPVLRGLRDSAVGGYLSGVVDIAFEHDGRWWVMDWKSNHLGHDDQDYVPEALSNAMMQAHYTLQYHLYCLALHRHLSVRQPGYDPARHWGGVGYVFLRGVTGTGDNGWFRDTPTPALLEALDAALGRRR; this is translated from the coding sequence ATGACCGGGCAGACGCCAGCGCCCTTCCGTGCGCTCGAGGTCGCGCTCGATCCCGGGATCACGCTCGTCGAGGCGAGCGCGGGGACGGGGAAGACCTTTGCCATCACGCGTCTCCTCCTGCGCCTCCTGCTCGAGCGGCGCGTGGAGTCGCTGGCGCGCATCCTCGTCGTCACCTTCACCGAGAAGGCGACGCAGGAGCTGGTCACGCGCATCCGCAAGACGCTGCGCGAGGCGGAGCGGGTGTGGAGTGCGTCGCCACCGCCGCGCACCAGCCGCAACGACGACCTGTTCGTCCTGCGCGAACGTCACGGCGACGCCGGCAGAGCCATCGTCGACGAGGCGATGCGGTCGCTCGATGACCTCGCCGTCTTCACCATCCACGGCTTCTGCCAGCGGGTGCTGGGCGAGAGCGCGCTGGAGAGCCGGATCCCCTTCCGCACGACCTTCATCGAGGACGACACCGAGCCGTTCGGGCGTGCCGCGCGCGATTGGGCGCGCAAGCGCCTCATCAACGATGCCGCCGACGCCACCCTGGTCGCCGAGCAAGGAAAGCCGTTCGAGCCGTGGGTCAAGAAGCTCGTGATTCCCTATCGTCGCCACGAGGCCTCGCGCATCGCCTTCGACTCCGCGTCGCGCGAGCAGGGGTTGCTGGCACACTTCACGTCGGTGGTGCACGAGTCGTTCGAGCGGGAAAAGGAGCGGCGTCACCTGCGCGGCTTCGACGATCTCCTGCGCACGGTGAAGCGCGTCCTCGAGGAAGAAGGGAGCGAGGGGCCGCTCGCCCAGCGCATTCGCTCGCGCTTCGGCGCCGCCCTCATCGACGAGTTCCAGGACACCGATCGCACGCAGTACCCGATCTTCTCCAACGCCTTCGCTGGCTGTCCGCTCTTTCTCATCGGCGATCCCAAGCAGTCGATCTATCGCTTTCGCGGAGCCGACATTCGCGCCTATCTCCGGGCGGCCAGCGAATCCGACCGTCGCTTCACCCTGATCCAGAACTTCCGCAGCAGCGACGCCTACGTGCGCGCGGTCGAGGCGCTCTTCACGCGCCAGCCGACGCCGTTTCGGGTGAGCGAGGGGGAGATCGACTTTCCCCGCGTGTCGGCGGCGACCACGCCCACCGCGCCCGGGACGATGGCGACCGATGGGGGCGCGGCGCTGGAGTGGTGGTGGGTCGACGGGAGCCACGGCAGCAAGGGCTTTGCGTCGAAGGAGAAGGCGCGCACCATCATCTTCGAGGAAGTCGCGCACGAGATCGTGCAGCTGCAAGCGCGTCATGTGGCCTACGGAAAGATCGCCGTCCTCATGCGTACCAATGCCGCGGCGCGCGACCTCAAGCGTGTGCTCGACCGGGCGCACATTCCGGCGGTCATCGGCGGCGATGAGGACGTCCTCGCGTCGGAGGAAGCGGACGAGCTGGTGCGCGTCGCCACCGCGATCGCCGAGCCGGGCGACGGGAGTGCGGTCCGCTCGATGCTCGCCACGCGGCTCTGGGGGGGCACGGCCTCGGAAGTCGCCTCGATGCTGGGCCCGGCGCAGGAGGCGACGTGGCAGGCGATTGTCGAACGCCTGATGGCGGCGCGCGAATCGTGGCGCCTGCGTGGTTTCGCGGTCGCGATGGGAGAGCTGCTCGCCGAGCGCGACATGGCGGCGCGACTGCTCGCCATGCCCGACGGCGAGCGTCGGATGACCAACGTGCGGCACGTGATCGAGCTGCTGCACGACGAGTGGGCCGAGGCCTCGGTGCCGCCGGAGGGGTTTGCGGCGTGGATGGCCCGCGAGCGGACGGTGCCTAACGTTCCGGGGCGGCGCGAGCTGCGGTTGGAGACCGACAGCGCGGCGGTGCAGCTGCTCACCGTGCACAAGGCCAAGGGGCTCGAGTTCGACGTCGTCTTCTGTCCCGAGCTGTGGGACCGCAAGACGGAGAAGGAGGTAGCCTTCAAGGTCATCCCGGCCAGTGTGGTGGAAGGCGAGGAGGGGATCGTCGACCTGGGGAGCCCGGAGCACGCGGCGCGCCTGGCGACGATGACGAGCGAGACCGACCAGGAGGACCTGCGGCTCGCCTACGTCGCGCTCACGCGCGCGGTCCATCGATGCTACGTGGTGTTTGGGGAGATCGGACAGCCCACCAAGGGGTCGGGGCATGTGGCGGCGAGCAGCGAATCGTCACTCGGCTGGCTCCTGCGCGACCCCGAGAGCGGGACGACGAACCGGGTGACGCTCAAGGCGCTGGTCGACGGCAGCGGCGGGACGATGGCCTTTCGGGACATCGGCGACACGAAGCGCCATCCCAAGGCACCGGAGCCCGCCGCGAGCGCCGTCGTCCCCGCGCCGCGCGCGTTGCAGCTCGCGGCTCGTCAGCTCCACACCTGGCAGCTCACCTCGTTCACCGGGATCGTCGCCGACACGCACAGCGACGAGGGGCGCGACGTTGCCGATCCGCTCCTGCTGCCGAGCGAACCCGTCGAGCGCCCGGTGGTGACCGGCTTCCGCGCCTTCCCGGCCGGGCGACTGGGCGGTATCGCGCTGCACGACGTCTTCGAGTCGCTCGACTATGCGCGAACGGCCGAGCCGCGCACGCGCGAGATGGTGCAGCGCATTCTGGGGCGCCACGGGATCCTCGACGACGCGGCGACCGCGGAGGGGCGGGTGGAAGACGTGCTGGCGATGCTGCAGCGGGTCTGCGCCGCCCCGATTCCCGGCGCTGGCTTCGCCCTCGCAGAGGTGCCGGCGCGCGCGTCGATGCGTGAGTGGCGTTTCGACCTGTCCGTGCAGACGGCGTCGGTCAAGCGCATCGCCGACGTGCTGGCCGCGCACGGCTCGGCGCACGCGCGCGCCTATGTCCCGGTATTGCGCGGGCTGCGAGATTCCGCCGTCGGTGGTTACTTGAGTGGTGTGGTCGACATCGCCTTCGAGCACGACGGGCGGTGGTGGGTGATGGACTGGAAGTCGAACCACCTGGGGCACGACGACCAGGACTATGTCCCCGAGGCGCTCTCCAACGCGATGATGCAGGCCCACTACACGTTGCAGTACCACCTGTATTGCCTGGCGCTGCACCGGCACCTCTCGGTGCGGCAGCCCGGGTACGATCCGGCGCGCCACTGGGGGGGCGTGGGCTACGTCTTCCTTCGCGGCGTCACCGGCACGGGGGACAACGGCTGGTTCCGCGACACGCCGACGCCGGCGTTGCTCGAGGCGCTCGACGCGGCGCTGGGACGGCGGCGATGA
- a CDS encoding sigma-70 family RNA polymerase sigma factor — translation MRDGIQHPDDGAGDVADRAALDALFSDAYEELRRLAAAVSRHDPSATLSPTALVNEAWIKLADSPHVARTSRLHFKRIAARAMRQVLIEAARRRQADKRGGGADFVTFEDSLGGTSTAADEVLAIDAALDELARLSPRQAQMIEARFFGGFDLRETAELLEVSEATIVRDWRAARAWLATTLDGGR, via the coding sequence ATGCGCGACGGTATCCAGCACCCGGACGACGGCGCGGGCGATGTCGCCGACCGCGCGGCACTCGACGCGCTGTTCAGCGACGCCTACGAAGAGCTGCGCCGCCTGGCCGCCGCCGTCAGTCGCCACGATCCGAGCGCCACGCTGAGCCCCACGGCGCTGGTCAACGAGGCCTGGATCAAGCTCGCCGATTCGCCGCACGTGGCGCGCACCTCGCGCCTCCACTTCAAGCGCATCGCCGCGCGCGCCATGCGCCAGGTGCTCATCGAGGCGGCGCGCCGGCGGCAGGCCGACAAGCGCGGCGGAGGCGCGGACTTCGTCACCTTCGAGGATTCGTTAGGCGGCACCAGCACGGCGGCCGACGAGGTCCTGGCCATCGACGCCGCGCTCGACGAGCTTGCCCGCCTCTCGCCCCGCCAGGCGCAGATGATCGAGGCGCGCTTCTTCGGCGGCTTCGACCTCAGGGAGACGGCCGAACTGCTCGAGGTCTCCGAGGCGACGATCGTGCGCGACTGGCGTGCCGCGCGCGCGTGGCTGGCCACGACGCTCGATGGGGGGCGTTAG
- a CDS encoding YbjN domain-containing protein, with protein MALSSFARYPRTYCEADERLVCMTFRDEGHLAPVRDHLVAAGLTECVDGDFIDFACVEPMHGPTAPCEWLMWRIDEDGRTIAWHASGEEGPCWIPSEANAFEESVPQHELRLACENGVETWLDFRTGALTWQVLDEGESSDGMPDATDGGDDDAVIDESPCDESVLDELRLDAGHGPALLRIVAATLRKHARHVHRLTPTAFGFRARQSGASYDVIVTAQEETQVVAVYVTHPVHLPASCRAALAEAITRINWRLGVGSFDLDVDGGTLRYRTAVDVEGGALVPTMVHNMIGTSLYTMERFHAAFMRVAWGGMPAREAVAEVEGWEEG; from the coding sequence GTGGCGCTGTCGTCGTTCGCGCGCTACCCGCGCACCTACTGCGAGGCCGACGAGCGCCTCGTCTGCATGACCTTTCGCGACGAGGGGCACCTCGCGCCGGTGCGCGATCACCTGGTGGCCGCGGGGCTCACGGAGTGCGTCGATGGCGACTTCATCGACTTCGCCTGCGTCGAGCCGATGCACGGTCCAACCGCGCCGTGCGAGTGGTTGATGTGGCGCATCGACGAGGACGGGCGCACCATCGCGTGGCACGCGAGCGGTGAGGAAGGACCGTGCTGGATCCCGTCAGAGGCGAATGCCTTCGAGGAATCGGTGCCGCAGCACGAGCTGCGGCTGGCCTGCGAGAACGGCGTGGAGACGTGGCTCGACTTCCGCACCGGGGCGCTCACGTGGCAGGTCCTGGATGAGGGGGAGTCCAGCGACGGAATGCCGGACGCGACCGACGGTGGCGATGACGATGCGGTCATTGACGAGTCGCCGTGCGACGAGTCGGTGCTCGACGAGTTGCGCCTCGACGCCGGCCACGGCCCGGCGTTGCTGCGGATCGTGGCGGCCACGCTCCGGAAGCATGCGCGGCACGTGCATCGCCTGACGCCCACTGCCTTCGGCTTCCGCGCGCGGCAGTCCGGGGCCAGCTACGACGTGATCGTCACGGCGCAGGAGGAGACGCAGGTGGTCGCCGTGTACGTCACGCACCCGGTGCACCTGCCCGCGTCGTGTCGCGCCGCGCTCGCCGAGGCCATCACGCGCATCAACTGGCGGCTGGGCGTGGGGAGCTTCGACCTCGACGTGGACGGCGGCACGCTGCGCTATCGAACCGCGGTCGACGTGGAGGGAGGGGCGCTCGTGCCGACGATGGTGCACAACATGATCGGGACGTCGCTGTACACGATGGAGCGGTTCCACGCGGCATTCATGCGCGTGGCGTGGGGTGGGATGCCGGCACGGGAGGCGGTGGCCGAGGTGGAGGGTTGGGAGGAGGGGTAG
- a CDS encoding Uma2 family endonuclease, whose product MSMPAALDRFYTREEVLAFPEDGNRYELVHGELLVSPAPQARHQRAIARLLVALARYLEERSAGEALMSPADISWGGLPDVLVQPDLFVVPPHLGRVRDWGEVEQLSLVIEVLSPTTARYDRFTKRRLYQEMRVPLYWLIDIDQRRAEVWTPEATFPVIETQSLTWQPAGASEAFILELATLLQG is encoded by the coding sequence ATGTCCATGCCTGCCGCGCTCGATCGGTTCTACACGAGGGAAGAAGTGCTCGCGTTCCCGGAGGACGGGAACCGCTACGAGCTGGTGCACGGGGAGTTGCTGGTGAGCCCGGCGCCGCAGGCCCGGCATCAGCGTGCGATTGCACGGCTACTCGTCGCGCTCGCTCGCTATCTGGAGGAGCGCAGCGCAGGAGAGGCGCTCATGTCCCCTGCCGACATCTCGTGGGGCGGGCTCCCGGATGTCCTCGTCCAGCCCGACCTGTTCGTCGTACCGCCGCACCTCGGGCGGGTCCGCGACTGGGGCGAGGTCGAGCAGCTCTCTCTCGTCATCGAAGTCCTGAGCCCCACCACCGCGCGCTACGACCGTTTCACGAAGCGCCGCCTGTACCAGGAGATGCGCGTCCCGCTCTACTGGCTGATCGACATCGACCAGCGCCGCGCCGAGGTGTGGACGCCCGAGGCGACCTTTCCAGTCATTGAGACGCAGTCACTCACGTGGCAGCCGGCGGGGGCGTCCGAGGCGTTCATCCTCGAGCTGGCGACGCTCCTCCAGGGCTGA